One Amaranthus tricolor cultivar Red isolate AtriRed21 chromosome 1, ASM2621246v1, whole genome shotgun sequence DNA window includes the following coding sequences:
- the LOC130807783 gene encoding uncharacterized protein LOC130807783 has protein sequence MILNKAWVKVKDRSSIDYVNGVDEFLNFALSKVREDDRDSTTIRYPCNSCRNIFLKTKCDVRFDLLKGGMYEKYTFWELHGEELVELSDGDDVDESNDIDRGFTMLQDACGVGAMNVGSAEEALNNVEEYEKPNANAKKFFKLLEEYQEPLTMHERQGYGAYLPTSYYEAKKLIKDLGLDYYKIDACENDCILYWKEHEILIECPTCGLSRWKQEKEGSSKGVKVSRKVLRCFPLKPRLQRLNMCRKTSKDMRWHKERDATKTYRVNDCDRIIDDDALSREEKDDTFLEDDNASAVDDTMRHPSDSFAWKSFDEEYSEFAKKVRNVRLGLACDGFQPFNNSQHSIWPVVLIPYNFPPWLCMKPYSFMLSLLVPGPTSPGINMDVYLQPLIEELKELWEVGVETYGAYSKTNFILRA, from the exons atgattttgaataagGCATGGGTCAAAGTAAAAGATCGTTCATCTATTGATTATGTAAATGGTGTTGATGAATTTCTAAATTTTGCTCTTTCCAAAGTAAGAGAAGATGATCGAGATAGTACTACTATTAGGTACCCTTGTAATAGTTGTCGCaatatatttcttaaaacaaaatgtGATGTAAGATTCGACTTGCTTAAGGGAGGAATGTATGAGAAGTACACTTTTTGGGAACTTCACGGGGAAGAATTAGTTGAATTAAGTGATGGGGATGATGTTGATGAGTCGAATGACATTGATAGGGGTTTCACAATGTTGCAAGATGCATGTGGAGTTGGTGCTATGAATGTTGGGAGCGCTGAAGAGGCTTTAAATAATGTTGAGGAGTACGAGAAACCTAATGCAAATGCaaaaaagtttttcaaacttttagAGGAGTACCAAGAACCATTAACAATGCATG AACGTCAAGGCTATGGCGCTTACCTTCCAACTTCTTATTATGAGGCTAAGAAACTCATTAAAGACTTGGGCCTTGATTATTATAAGATTGATGCTTGTGAAAATGATTGTATTCTTTATTGGAAAGAGCATGAAATATTGATTGAGTGTCCCACTTGTGGTTTATCAAGGTGGAAACAAGAAAAGGAAGGCTCTTCTAAGGGGGTAAAGGTTTCTAGAAAAGTGCTAAGATGTTTTCCATTGAAGCCTAGGCTACAAAGGTTGAACATGTGTAGAAAGACATCCAAAGACATGCGTTGGCACAAAGAAAGGGATGCTACTAAAACATATAGAGTGAATGATTGTGATAGGATTATAGATGATGATGCCCTTTCTAGGGAAGAGAAGGATGATACCTTTTTGGAGGATGACAATGCGAGTGCGGTGGATGATACAATGAGACATCCATCTGACTCCTTTGCATGGAAATCATTTGATGAAGAGTATAGTGAATTTGCTAAAAAGGTGCGAAATGTTAGACTTGGACTAGCTTGTGATGGCTTTCAGCCGTTTAATAATTCACAACATAGCATATGGCCAGTGGTTCTTATCCCTTATAATTTTCCTCCTTGGTTATGCATGAAACCTTATTCATTTATGCTTTCTTTACTAGTACCAGGTCCAACAAGTCCTGGAATTAATATGGACGTCTACCTCCAACCACTTATTGAGGAGTTAAAGGAGCTTTGGGAGGTTGGTGTTGAAACCTATGGTGCTTACTCTAAAACAAATTTCATCTTGCGTGCATGA
- the LOC130807790 gene encoding uncharacterized protein LOC130807790 has product MLNHVTQQVSDTKNHIQGLIRNREIGDPERHLLNICDQNYNFILTSWLVNVRDALSKRNYPDARDYMRSVPDMVDQCEKSFAPPVTSPISADSKATFDISNVTFDVIVLAINPPFINLNDGQSKSLISKTCSHTSDNVLCASTLNSYPAAANAKDIGDLVVIMVNHVTQQVSDTENQIQGLIRNRAIGDPERNLLNISDQNYNFILTSWLVNVRDALSKRNYPDDRDYMRSVPDMVDQCEKSFAPPITSPISANSKAIFDISKVTFDVIVLAINPPFNKLNGIN; this is encoded by the exons ATGCTGAATCATGTAACTCAGCAGGTAAGTGACACTAAAAATCATATACAAGGTCTAATAAGAAACCGTGAAATTGGTGATCCCGAAAGACATCTGCTTAATATTTGTGATCAAAACTATAATTTTATCCTTACAAGTTGGCTTGTTAATGTTAGAGATGCCTTGTCAAAACGAAATTACCCTGATGCAAGGGATTATATGCGTTCAGTACCGGACATGGTCGACCAGTGTGAGAAGAGTTTTGCACCACCAGTCACCTCTCCTATTTCTGCAGATAGCAAGGCAACCTTTGATATTTCTAACGTTACATTTGATGTTATAGTTTTAGCTATAAATCCCCCATTTATTAACTTAAATG ATGGTCAAAGCAAAAGCTTAATCAGCAAGACTTGCAGTCACACATCTGATAATGTTCTATGTGCTTCAACATTAAACTCATACCCAGCAGCAGCTAATGCTAAAGACATTGGAGATTTAGTCGTGATCATGGTGAATCATGTAACTCAGCAGGTAAGTGACACTGAAAATCAAATACAAGGTCTAATAAGAAACCGTGCAATTGGTGATCCCGAAAGAAATCTGCTTAATATTTCTGATCAAAACTACAATTTTATCCTTACAAGTTGGCTTGTTAATGTTAGAGATGCCTTGTCAAAACGAAATTACCCTGATGATAGGGATTATATGCGTTCAGTACCGGACATGGTCGACCAATGTGAGAAGAGTTTTGCACCACCAATCACCTCTCCTATTTCTGCAAATAGCAAGGCAATCTTTGATATTTCTAAGGTTACATTTGATGTTATAGTTTTAGCTATAAATCccccatttaataaattaaatggtaTAAATTGA
- the LOC130807811 gene encoding protein FAR1-RELATED SEQUENCE 5-like, whose amino-acid sequence MEVGEEKLLRTKICSVMQCAYKVFDKMLIRNPVSCTIANVATTPTIVVSPKVAPLLTPGGTKKWLPICLNEYTFSAGFNTRKSTTKRKRRRKELKSQYIVCNKEGYKEKRKPTSEKDLNNNEGKSNEEKSSIKRKRLVTRVGCKAHIIIKHCDDNKFIVSQFYEGHTDPLYTPSCNLFQKEGRKMNILHKKIIVNDSKVNIGPVTTFRMMKEIVGGYDNIDASKQDFKIFHGDLKAHIQGSDAQMFVDNFTNKKLTWSAFFFDFEMDEDCCLCKALWADPLCKKSYALFDSITDCERVYSMVFTPFTRVDHDQSCITFVVGFIAKEDIVSFEWLFRSFLKAMGGNEPNCMISDQDPAIKIAIKSVFNKIEHRFCIWHIMKKLPYKVEKSIMPEETGFLKKLCAYVWHLEIEPAEFEERWNKVMVEYHLEEHEWLGYMYKIRNKWILAYFRDVFLGGIMRTTSRSESENNLFCSFINPHVSLVEFYLRYEVAIDAWRHTQGQNDNDSKHKYPECKTRLGIEKHASHLYTLSFMNFNMRLKLLVFLVVLMN is encoded by the exons ATGGAGGTTGGCGAAGAAAAATTACTTCGTACAAAAATTTGTTCTGTAATGCAATG TGCATATAAGGTGTTTGATAAAATGCTTATTAGAAATCCTGTGTCTTG TACCATCGCAAATGTGGCAACTACTCCTACAATTGTAGTTTCTCCTAAAGTAGCACCTTTGCTCACTCCTGGAGGAACAAAAAAATGGCTTCCAATATGCCTCAATGA ATACACATTTTCTGCTGGGTTCAACACAAGAAAGTCTACAActaaaaggaaaagaagaagaaaagaattgAAATCACAGTATATCGTATGCAATAAAGAAGGatacaaagagaaaagaaagCCTACGTCTGAAAAAGATTTAAATAACAACGAAGGAAAAAGCAATGAAGAAAAATCTTCAATCAAAAGGAAGAGACTCGTTACTCGTGTTGGGTGCAAGGCACATATTATCATAAAGCATTGTGATGATAACAAATTCATAGTGTCACAATTTTATGAGGGACATACTGATCCACTTTATACACCTAGTTGCAATCTCTTCcaaaaagaaggaagaaaaatgaacatattgcacaaaaaaataattgtgaATGATTCTAAG GTGAATATTGGTCCAGTTACAACTTTTCGAATGATGAAGGAAATTGTTGGAGGATATGATAACATCGATGCATCTAAGCaagatttcaaaatttttcatggAGATTTGAAAGCACACATTCAAGGAAGTGATGCTCAAATGTTTGTGGATAACTTTACCAACAAAAAGCTAACGTGGAGcgcttttttctttgattttgagaTGGATGAAGATTGTTGCCTTTGTAAAGCATTATGGGCTGACCCCCTTTGTAAAAAGAGTTACGCTCTATTTG ATTCTATTACAGATTGTGAGCgcgt GTACAGCATGGTGTTTACTCCATTTACAAGGGTTGACCATGATCAGAGCTGCATTACTTTTGTTGTTGGTTTCATAGCAAAGGAAGATATAGTGTCATTTGAGTGGTTGTTCAGATCATTTCTCAAGGCAATGGGTGGAAATGAACCGAATTGTATGATTTCAGATCAAGATCCAGCAATAAAAATTGCCATTAAAAGTGTGTTTAACAAGATTGAACATCGCTTCTGTATATGGCACATAATGAAAAAGTTACCATATAAGGTGGAGAAATCAATCATGCCAGAAGAAACTGGTTTCCTAAAAAAATTATGTGCTTATGTTTGGCATCTTGAAATTGAACCTGCTGAGTTTGAAGAAAGGTGGAACAAGGTGATGGTTGAATACCACTTGGAAGAACATGAGTGGTTAGGTTATATGTATAAGATAAGGAACAAGTGGATTCTGGCGTATTTCAGAGATGTGTTCCTTGGAGGAATAATGCGTACAACATCAAGATCCGAAAGCGAAAACAACTTGTTCTGCTCCTTTATCAATCCTCATGTGTCACTTGTTGAGTTTTACTTGAGATATGAAGTTGCAATTGATGCCTGGAGACACACTCAAGGTCAGAATGATAACGATTCAAAGCACAAATATCCTGAGTGCAAAACACGACTAGGGATAGAAAAGCATGCCTCACATTTATATACTCTGTCTTTTATGAATTTCAATATGAGGTTGAAGTTGCTTGTTTTTCTTGTCGTGTTGATGAATTGA